The window GCTCGCCACGACCACGAACGTGTTTGGCGGGAAGTACGTCTTGTAATACCGCGCGCGGACCTCCGCGATCTTCGCCCGGTACGCTAGGCTCGTCGTATATGTCGTCATCTTCACGACGTCGTCGAACGTCGCCCCGGCGGAGGCCAGGACCGCCTTGAGGTTTTCGAACACCTGCACCGCCTGGGCCTCGACGTCGCCTCTGCCGACGACCGCCCCCTCGGCGTCCTGCGCCACCTGACCAGCGAGAAACACCAACCCTCCGGCCTTCGCCGCGTGCGAGTACCCTGTCGTCTTGTGCACGCCCCGAACGGCCACATCCTCACGCCGCATATCCATCCCTCCCCGGTGAAACGGCTCGAGCAGCGCGTCGCCCCCGCTCGCGGCGACGGCGACACTCTGACGGGCTGTTCAATCTGCGCGGCCCGGACCCCTGGCGTTGCAGCCAATGAGCGCGGCTTCCTCTCCGAGGCTGTCCTGGCTGCCATC is drawn from bacterium and contains these coding sequences:
- a CDS encoding RidA family protein; translated protein: MRREDVAVRGVHKTTGYSHAAKAGGLVFLAGQVAQDAEGAVVGRGDVEAQAVQVFENLKAVLASAGATFDDVVKMTTYTTSLAYRAKIAEVRARYYKTYFPPNTFVVVAS